The following are from one region of the Jatrophihabitans telluris genome:
- a CDS encoding oxygenase MpaB family protein — protein sequence MTPLSALPVNLVSDARRALATELFTRVAGAEGVERARRVHLSEGERWFSEDRPIRRVHADAAMFVGGLRALLLQSLHPLAMAGVAGHSGFRGDPWGRLARTSHFLAVTTFGTAEDAEAMVARIRGIHRRVNGVTPDGRSYSATDPHLLSWVHLAEVDSFLRAHDRYGAEPLTAAERDGYVADTARVAAALGVVDAPTTVSELDRQLAAFRPELAGTPQARDAARFLLLSPPLPAAARTGYALLSASAVAMMPLWTRWPLRLPYLPVTEATGVRLAGQAAVRTIRWAMGSGPVQSR from the coding sequence ATGACCCCGTTGAGCGCGCTGCCCGTGAACCTGGTCTCGGACGCACGGCGGGCGCTGGCGACCGAACTGTTCACTCGGGTCGCCGGAGCCGAGGGGGTCGAACGCGCGCGCCGGGTGCATCTGAGCGAGGGCGAGCGATGGTTCTCCGAGGACCGGCCGATCCGGCGCGTGCACGCCGACGCCGCGATGTTCGTCGGAGGCTTGCGGGCGCTGCTGCTGCAGTCGTTACACCCGCTCGCCATGGCGGGCGTGGCCGGACACAGCGGCTTCCGGGGCGATCCGTGGGGCCGGCTCGCCCGTACCAGTCACTTTCTCGCCGTCACCACTTTCGGGACCGCCGAGGACGCCGAGGCTATGGTGGCGCGGATCCGGGGCATCCACCGGCGGGTCAACGGCGTCACGCCGGACGGCCGGTCCTACTCCGCGACTGACCCGCACCTGCTCAGTTGGGTCCATCTGGCCGAGGTCGACAGTTTTCTGCGGGCCCACGACCGCTACGGCGCCGAGCCGCTGACGGCGGCCGAGCGGGACGGCTACGTTGCCGATACCGCTCGGGTGGCGGCCGCCCTGGGGGTCGTGGACGCCCCGACGACCGTGTCCGAACTCGATCGGCAGTTGGCGGCCTTCCGCCCGGAACTGGCCGGCACCCCGCAAGCGCGGGACGCGGCCCGGTTCCTGCTGCTGTCGCCTCCGCTGCCGGCGGCCGCTCGTACGGGCTACGCCCTGCTCAGTGCCTCGGCAGTCGCAATGATGCCGCTGTGGACCCGCTGGCCCCTGCGGCTGCCCTACCTGCCGGTGACCGAGGCGACCGGCGTGCGGCTGGCCGGACAGGCCGCGGTCCGGACGATCCGCTGGGCGATGGGTTCCGGGCCGGTCCAGTCGCGTTGA
- a CDS encoding putative bifunctional diguanylate cyclase/phosphodiesterase, with protein MSSASLPTLPRRRPLDLALTVTLWLAANSALSLYLFARGDDRVQMIWALLLFFPLLLVRISRITVRLRIRRRANLVLIAAVGAWGSAGLWLYLADDVSLAAFPHPPELLFLFSYVGFAAHLLLDARSRHLGSWASWLESVVLCGGAACLAGALFLEPLARASGATGLALFTALLYPCLDISMLVVILIQVIVRARALNRSTVALLAGWLLFVAADSGFLVNVSNVTFLQQPAVGASLWFGGLLLMTANAARPVDVLPAGRRKHGAVPMLLAAASAIAVLIVRPLDHSSPYLVPIAVATLIAAAGRMTLALREANGAAEALALSRTDDLTLLPNRRAVLARIDHALGLSQPLALILFDLDGFKEINDTLGHGAGDTVLQIAANRVRESLPAESLVARLGGDEFAVVHDGDDEATLLAHARTVLASVSEPMTVEGMTLSVSASIGVSVASRKDVSSTDLLRRADVAMYQAKHDRSGVLIYDPDRDDFSRHKLQLAEDLRRGLAQGQLRVYYQPQVDAATRRLHGVEALIRWQHPHLGLLTPPQFLPVARRAGLMMAVSELVLAVAVADINRWTSRGALADDLRVSINCAPAELLSRTFLPVLFKACEQAAVPPDRLVVEVTEDSFLSEPGRARDILAEIRRHGVEISIDDYGTGFSSLSYLRDLPVNELKIDRSFIKALRQDPRSRTIVSSTVQMAGALGMRTVAEGVEDDETMHELTELGIDLLQGYGIGRPMPAEQLEGWLAGWYALSANELAGS; from the coding sequence GTGAGCAGTGCATCGCTACCGACTCTGCCTCGTCGGCGGCCACTGGACCTTGCGCTGACCGTCACGCTCTGGCTGGCCGCCAACTCCGCGTTGTCGCTGTACCTGTTCGCACGCGGCGACGACCGGGTGCAGATGATCTGGGCCTTGCTGCTGTTCTTTCCGTTGCTGCTGGTACGGATTTCCCGGATCACGGTGCGGTTGCGGATCCGGCGGCGCGCGAACCTGGTCCTGATCGCCGCGGTGGGAGCCTGGGGTTCGGCCGGCCTGTGGCTCTACCTCGCCGACGACGTGAGCCTGGCCGCTTTTCCACACCCTCCCGAGCTGCTGTTCCTGTTCAGCTACGTCGGCTTCGCGGCGCACCTACTGCTCGACGCGCGGTCACGCCACCTGGGCAGCTGGGCGTCCTGGCTCGAATCGGTCGTACTGTGCGGCGGGGCGGCGTGCCTGGCCGGCGCCCTGTTCCTGGAGCCGCTGGCGCGGGCCTCCGGCGCAACCGGCCTGGCCCTGTTCACCGCACTGCTCTACCCGTGCCTGGACATCTCGATGCTGGTCGTCATCCTCATCCAGGTCATCGTGCGAGCCCGGGCCCTCAACCGGTCGACGGTCGCGCTGCTGGCCGGCTGGCTGCTGTTCGTCGCCGCCGACTCCGGCTTCCTGGTCAATGTCTCCAACGTCACGTTCTTGCAGCAGCCCGCGGTCGGGGCGTCCCTGTGGTTCGGTGGCCTTCTCCTGATGACCGCCAACGCGGCCCGACCGGTCGACGTGCTGCCCGCCGGCCGGCGCAAGCACGGCGCGGTACCGATGCTGCTCGCAGCGGCCTCGGCGATCGCGGTGCTGATCGTCCGGCCCCTGGACCATTCCAGCCCCTACCTGGTGCCCATAGCCGTCGCAACGCTGATCGCGGCGGCCGGCCGGATGACGCTGGCCCTGCGCGAGGCCAACGGCGCCGCCGAGGCACTGGCGCTGTCGCGGACCGATGACCTGACGTTGCTGCCGAACCGGCGCGCCGTGCTGGCCCGGATCGACCACGCGCTGGGCCTGAGCCAGCCGTTGGCACTGATCCTGTTCGACTTGGACGGGTTCAAGGAGATCAACGACACGCTCGGCCATGGGGCCGGTGACACCGTCCTGCAGATTGCCGCCAACCGGGTGCGCGAGAGCCTGCCGGCGGAATCGCTGGTCGCCCGTCTCGGAGGCGACGAGTTCGCGGTCGTCCACGACGGCGACGACGAAGCCACCCTGCTGGCACACGCCCGCACGGTGCTGGCCAGCGTGTCCGAACCGATGACCGTGGAGGGCATGACGCTGAGCGTGAGCGCTTCGATCGGGGTCAGCGTGGCCAGCAGGAAGGACGTCTCCAGTACCGACCTGCTGCGCCGCGCCGACGTGGCGATGTACCAGGCCAAGCACGACCGGTCCGGCGTGCTGATCTACGACCCGGACCGGGACGACTTCTCCCGGCACAAGCTCCAACTGGCCGAGGACCTGCGACGCGGCCTTGCGCAGGGCCAGCTGCGGGTCTACTACCAACCGCAGGTGGACGCGGCTACCCGCCGGCTGCACGGGGTCGAGGCCCTAATCCGGTGGCAGCATCCGCACCTGGGCTTGTTGACGCCGCCCCAGTTCCTGCCGGTCGCCCGGCGCGCCGGGCTGATGATGGCGGTGTCCGAGCTGGTCCTGGCGGTCGCGGTCGCCGACATCAATCGGTGGACGAGCCGCGGCGCGCTGGCCGACGACCTGCGTGTGTCGATCAACTGCGCGCCGGCCGAGCTTCTGAGCCGGACGTTCCTGCCGGTGCTGTTCAAGGCCTGCGAACAGGCGGCGGTTCCCCCGGATCGGCTCGTCGTGGAGGTCACGGAGGACTCGTTCCTGTCCGAGCCCGGACGTGCCCGCGACATCCTCGCCGAGATCCGTCGCCATGGGGTGGAGATCTCGATCGACGACTACGGCACCGGGTTCTCCTCGCTGAGTTATCTGCGGGATCTTCCGGTCAACGAACTCAAGATCGACCGCTCGTTCATCAAGGCCCTGCGGCAGGACCCGCGCAGCCGAACGATCGTGTCCTCGACCGTGCAGATGGCCGGCGCCCTGGGCATGCGCACGGTGGCCGAAGGCGTCGAGGACGACGAGACGATGCACGAGCTGACCGAGCTGGGCATCGACCTGCTGCAGGGCTATGGGATCGGACGGCCGATGCCCGCCGAACAGCTGGAAGGCTGGCTGGCCGGCTGGTACGCGTTGTCGGCCAACGAGCTCGCCGGCAGCTGA
- a CDS encoding pyridoxal phosphate-dependent decarboxylase family protein, whose product MHQPNPEELAALDELRDWARHRLTDRDGPWVSHPTTSAGLPQSGTEPAVHSLPAISPAGVGLTQAWHTLRDVLLPSTVPTDHPRYLAFVAGAPSVAAAIADMALSIGSVYAGSELEAGLVVRAEAEAIQWLAALAGLPPGARGAFVSGGSAANLSALVAARAARAERAARAARDSGAPAAPHSTAWPHPGIVLASANSHSSVAAAVEIMGCELRIVGEVDRPMLAADLAHALREVDPADVIAVAAIAGATNTGQIDDLDRIATLCARHGLWLHVDAAYGGAALLDKRVTDDFLGLERADSLVINPHKWLFTPYESSALLYRNPDQARRTHAQRSHYLDAVSDGDNPADYAFQLSRRARGLPLWLSLVANGTDAYRTAVERCVDLALESAALIRADEQLTLLSCELSVVVFERVGWSRLDYAHWSVSALHSGLGLVTPTTYRGRPALRFCFVNPQTAVSDVRALLASLGGALPPGVSQT is encoded by the coding sequence ATGCATCAGCCGAATCCCGAGGAGCTCGCTGCCCTCGACGAGCTCAGAGACTGGGCTCGGCATCGGCTCACCGATCGCGACGGTCCTTGGGTATCGCACCCGACCACGTCAGCCGGGTTGCCCCAATCCGGGACCGAGCCTGCCGTCCACTCACTGCCCGCGATCTCGCCGGCCGGCGTGGGTCTGACCCAGGCGTGGCACACCCTGCGCGACGTCCTGCTGCCCAGCACCGTGCCGACCGACCACCCGCGCTATCTGGCCTTCGTCGCCGGCGCGCCGAGTGTGGCCGCGGCCATCGCCGACATGGCCCTGTCCATCGGCAGCGTCTATGCCGGCAGCGAACTCGAGGCCGGCCTGGTTGTGCGGGCCGAGGCCGAGGCGATCCAATGGCTCGCCGCCCTGGCCGGACTGCCCCCTGGTGCGCGCGGGGCCTTCGTCAGCGGTGGTTCGGCCGCCAATCTCTCGGCCCTGGTCGCAGCCCGCGCTGCCCGGGCCGAGCGCGCGGCTCGCGCCGCCCGCGACTCCGGTGCCCCGGCCGCTCCCCATTCGACAGCCTGGCCGCACCCGGGCATCGTCCTCGCCTCGGCGAATTCGCACTCCTCGGTCGCGGCGGCGGTCGAGATCATGGGGTGCGAGCTGCGGATCGTCGGCGAGGTGGACCGTCCGATGCTGGCCGCCGATCTCGCCCACGCCCTGCGCGAGGTCGACCCCGCCGACGTCATCGCGGTGGCGGCCATCGCGGGTGCGACCAACACCGGCCAGATCGACGACCTGGACCGGATTGCGACGCTGTGCGCGCGGCACGGGCTCTGGCTGCACGTCGACGCCGCCTACGGGGGCGCGGCCCTGCTCGACAAGCGGGTCACCGACGACTTCCTCGGGCTGGAGCGCGCCGACTCGCTGGTCATCAACCCACACAAGTGGCTGTTCACGCCGTATGAGTCCTCAGCCCTGCTGTACCGCAACCCCGACCAGGCCCGGCGCACCCACGCACAGCGCAGCCACTATCTGGACGCGGTCTCCGACGGGGACAACCCCGCCGACTACGCCTTCCAGCTCAGCCGCCGAGCTCGCGGGCTCCCGCTGTGGCTGTCGCTGGTCGCCAACGGCACCGACGCCTATCGGACCGCCGTGGAACGCTGCGTGGACCTCGCCCTGGAGTCGGCCGCGCTGATCCGGGCGGACGAGCAACTGACCCTGCTGTCCTGCGAGCTCTCGGTCGTCGTCTTCGAGCGCGTCGGCTGGTCCCGGCTGGACTATGCGCACTGGAGCGTGTCCGCCCTGCACTCGGGACTCGGGCTGGTGACGCCGACGACCTACCGTGGCCGGCCGGCGCTGCGGTTCTGCTTCGTCAACCCGCAGACCGCCGTCTCCGACGTCCGGGCCCTGCTCGCGTCCTTGGGCGGAGCCCTGCCACCCGGCGTGTCGCAGACCTAG
- a CDS encoding putative bifunctional diguanylate cyclase/phosphodiesterase — MHRRDGQGHGLLNKLSSVTGVLCWALLCIAAAVGPTLGAHPSAYQNVLVSFSMVFFPLLLIRAVLITLTSPGRRRALLTLVSGLALWSTGSMTLNTNQIPDVTKFPAPGEWLFLAAYLCLAAYLILDRTSRMTSAATTWLDAVVVCGGTTCVTASVLITPISSRFGASGLPLLVALLYPIIDLMLGVLVVGQIALRLRNDLLGSLQLVSGFVLFAFADGQFVLNLHTGTYSYSWIQDVAWGFGFAQLITAAARPTRTARALPRRQGPTVLVLSSAAAVLVLAFRPSGGFGPLLAVTAMVTLIAGGLRLAVALREANGAAEAFALSRTDDLTLLPNRRELRAKLDEAVARRKQFGLLILDLDGFKEVNDTLGHSAGDTVLQISAHRIRQLLPPEMLTARLGGDEFAVLAEGDEISLMEAAQQVIEVISAPLVVDGIELLIKASVGITVRGEGDTSVDLLRRADVAMYQAKRAEVGALVYDAHADDFSREKLELARDLRQGLTEGQMVLWYQPQIEASTGQLCGVEALIRWNHPQYGMLAPAVFLPAARRAGLMAQISEEVGRLAVNDLLNWRSDGLQMRVAINCAPPELLSGVFLPRLFERIDRAQLPGDSLVIEMTEDVFLSDPERARTIIADIRRHDVQVAIDDYGTGFSSLSYLRDLPVQELKMDRSFISAIRTDERSRMIVASTFSMAQALGVRMVAEGVEDAATAADLVAMGVDVLQGYHVARPMPAADIEGWIRRWRSMAHQVGSLRDAGPSSGSTAA, encoded by the coding sequence ATGCATCGACGGGACGGCCAGGGGCATGGCTTGTTGAACAAGCTGTCCTCGGTCACAGGCGTGCTCTGCTGGGCGCTGCTCTGTATCGCCGCCGCCGTGGGCCCGACGTTGGGCGCGCACCCGTCGGCTTACCAGAACGTCCTCGTCAGCTTCAGCATGGTCTTCTTCCCGCTGCTGCTCATCCGGGCCGTCCTGATCACCCTCACCAGCCCCGGTCGCCGGCGCGCCCTGCTGACCCTAGTCTCGGGGCTGGCCCTCTGGTCCACCGGGTCGATGACCCTCAACACCAACCAGATCCCGGACGTCACCAAGTTCCCGGCCCCCGGTGAATGGCTCTTCCTCGCCGCCTACCTGTGCCTGGCGGCCTACCTCATCCTCGACCGCACCAGCCGGATGACCTCAGCGGCGACGACCTGGCTGGACGCGGTCGTCGTCTGCGGCGGCACGACCTGCGTCACCGCCAGCGTGCTCATCACCCCGATCTCCTCACGTTTCGGCGCCTCGGGCCTCCCGCTGCTGGTGGCCCTGCTCTACCCGATCATCGACCTGATGCTCGGCGTGCTCGTCGTCGGTCAGATCGCGCTGCGACTGCGCAACGACCTGCTCGGTTCACTCCAGTTGGTCAGCGGTTTCGTCCTGTTCGCTTTCGCCGACGGCCAGTTCGTGCTGAACCTGCACACCGGGACGTACTCCTACTCCTGGATCCAGGACGTGGCCTGGGGCTTCGGCTTCGCCCAGCTGATCACCGCCGCGGCGCGGCCGACCCGGACCGCGCGGGCGCTGCCGCGACGCCAGGGGCCCACCGTCCTCGTGCTGTCCTCCGCCGCCGCCGTCCTCGTCCTCGCCTTCCGGCCCTCGGGCGGTTTCGGGCCGCTGCTGGCCGTGACCGCGATGGTCACCCTGATCGCCGGCGGACTCCGGCTGGCGGTTGCCCTGCGCGAGGCCAACGGCGCGGCCGAGGCCTTCGCCCTGTCCCGGACCGACGACCTGACCCTGTTGCCCAACCGACGTGAGCTACGAGCCAAGCTCGACGAGGCGGTGGCCCGTCGCAAGCAGTTCGGCCTGCTCATCCTCGACCTCGACGGCTTCAAGGAAGTGAACGACACCCTGGGCCACTCCGCCGGGGACACGGTGCTGCAGATCTCCGCGCACCGGATCCGGCAGCTGCTGCCGCCGGAGATGCTCACGGCCCGGCTGGGCGGCGACGAGTTCGCGGTCCTGGCCGAGGGTGACGAGATCAGCCTGATGGAAGCCGCCCAGCAGGTGATCGAGGTGATCAGCGCCCCCCTCGTCGTCGACGGCATCGAACTGCTCATCAAGGCCTCGGTCGGGATCACGGTCCGCGGCGAGGGCGACACCTCGGTCGACCTGCTCCGGCGCGCGGACGTGGCCATGTATCAGGCCAAACGGGCCGAGGTCGGCGCGCTGGTCTATGACGCCCACGCCGACGACTTCTCCCGCGAGAAGCTCGAGCTGGCCCGAGATCTGCGCCAGGGACTCACCGAAGGTCAGATGGTCCTCTGGTACCAGCCCCAGATCGAGGCGTCCACCGGTCAGCTGTGCGGCGTCGAGGCTTTGATCCGCTGGAACCACCCGCAGTACGGCATGCTCGCGCCCGCGGTGTTCCTGCCCGCCGCTCGCCGTGCCGGCCTGATGGCCCAGATCTCGGAGGAGGTCGGGCGGCTCGCGGTCAACGATCTGCTGAACTGGCGCTCCGACGGCCTGCAGATGCGCGTCGCGATCAACTGCGCACCGCCCGAACTGCTGTCCGGGGTGTTCCTGCCGCGGCTGTTCGAGCGCATCGATCGGGCCCAGCTTCCCGGCGACAGCCTGGTGATCGAGATGACCGAGGACGTGTTCCTGTCCGACCCGGAGCGCGCCCGCACCATCATCGCCGACATCCGCCGGCACGACGTCCAGGTCGCGATCGACGACTACGGCACCGGCTTCTCCTCGCTGTCCTACCTGCGGGATCTGCCGGTGCAGGAATTGAAGATGGACCGCTCGTTCATCTCCGCGATCCGTACCGACGAGCGCAGCCGGATGATCGTCGCGTCCACCTTCTCGATGGCGCAGGCCCTGGGCGTGCGGATGGTCGCCGAAGGGGTCGAGGACGCGGCGACGGCGGCCGACCTGGTCGCGATGGGCGTCGACGTCCTGCAGGGGTACCACGTCGCACGCCCCATGCCGGCCGCCGACATCGAGGGCTGGATTCGCCGGTGGCGGTCCATGGCCCATCAGGTCGGCTCGCTGCGCGACGCCGGGCCTTCGTCCGGATCCACCGCCGCCTGA
- a CDS encoding heterodisulfide reductase-related iron-sulfur binding cluster translates to MALRIILTLILTLATAALAGRRVLWLVKLIRSGKSAPGRGKGAGPRVVNDAEEVLGQKKLLMWSVPGLAHFFTFWGFTILNLTILEAFGALLINRDFHIPLVGTWRALGFVEDFFAIAVLIALAVFAVLRLRNAPERKQRESRFYGSHTGPAWVILGMISLVIVTLLLLRGAQLNAGEFPYGHSKWTFASYLVAKALGSGAYNSGLATFFLLAQLVVVLAFLIIVTYSKHLHIATAPINVYFKRLPKALGPLLPATDETGTPIDFMDVENLSEDTVFGKGKIEDFTWKGYLDFATCTECGRCQSQCPAWNTGKPLSPKLMIMDLRDHMFAKAPYLIGGKALPGEGNSGSVEVGGGAAAGAHGHHGVPESGFGRVTGTNAAQYNRPLVGDAASFGVIDPDVLWSCTTCGACVEQCPVDIEHIDHIVDMRRYQVLVESSFPSEAGTMLRNLENKGNPWGLPDAKREEWINEFDFPVRKVNPGEPLPAEVEYLFWVGCAGALEDRSKKVTKAFAELLNVAGVDFAVLGRNETCTGDSARRLGNEFVFQMLAAENVQTLNSIERSHPLKIVATCPHCFNTIANEYPQIGGNYEVVHHTQLLAKLVAEGRLTPVEPVDKNVTYHDPCYLGRHNKVYTPPRDVLGAIPALKSQEMHRCKDRGFCCGAGGARFWMEEKIGKRINVERTDEALGLDPDLISTACPFCMVMLSDAVTAKKAEGTAKDHVQVLDVAQILQQSLVRPPR, encoded by the coding sequence GTGGCGCTACGCATCATCCTGACCCTGATCCTGACGCTGGCCACGGCCGCGTTGGCCGGACGTCGGGTGCTCTGGCTGGTCAAGCTCATCCGGTCCGGGAAGTCGGCGCCCGGCCGCGGGAAGGGCGCCGGGCCACGCGTGGTCAACGACGCCGAAGAGGTGCTGGGGCAGAAGAAGCTGCTCATGTGGTCCGTCCCCGGCCTGGCGCACTTCTTCACCTTCTGGGGCTTCACGATCCTCAACCTCACCATCCTCGAAGCGTTCGGCGCGCTGCTGATCAACCGGGACTTCCACATCCCGCTCGTCGGCACCTGGCGTGCCCTGGGCTTCGTCGAAGACTTCTTCGCGATCGCCGTCCTCATCGCGCTCGCGGTGTTCGCCGTCCTGCGCCTGCGCAACGCCCCGGAGCGCAAGCAGCGGGAATCCCGCTTCTACGGCTCCCACACCGGTCCGGCCTGGGTCATTCTCGGCATGATCAGCCTGGTCATCGTCACGCTGCTGCTGCTGCGGGGCGCCCAGCTCAACGCCGGCGAGTTCCCCTACGGCCACTCCAAGTGGACCTTCGCCTCCTACCTGGTCGCCAAGGCGCTGGGATCAGGCGCCTACAACTCAGGGCTGGCGACCTTCTTCCTGCTGGCCCAGCTCGTGGTCGTGCTGGCGTTCCTGATCATCGTCACGTACTCCAAGCACCTGCACATCGCCACCGCCCCGATCAACGTGTACTTCAAGCGGCTGCCCAAGGCTCTCGGGCCGCTACTGCCCGCCACCGACGAGACCGGCACGCCGATCGATTTCATGGACGTGGAAAACCTGTCCGAGGACACCGTCTTCGGCAAGGGCAAGATCGAGGACTTCACCTGGAAGGGTTACCTCGATTTCGCGACCTGCACCGAGTGCGGACGCTGCCAGTCCCAGTGCCCGGCCTGGAACACCGGCAAGCCCCTGTCGCCCAAGCTCATGATCATGGACCTGCGCGATCACATGTTCGCCAAAGCGCCCTACCTCATCGGAGGAAAAGCCCTTCCGGGTGAGGGCAATTCTGGTTCGGTGGAGGTCGGCGGTGGGGCCGCGGCTGGTGCGCACGGCCACCACGGTGTTCCGGAGTCCGGCTTCGGTCGGGTGACGGGTACGAATGCGGCGCAGTACAACCGTCCACTGGTAGGCGATGCGGCCTCCTTCGGCGTCATCGACCCGGACGTGCTGTGGTCCTGCACGACCTGCGGCGCCTGTGTCGAACAATGCCCCGTCGACATCGAGCACATCGACCACATCGTGGACATGCGCCGTTACCAGGTGCTCGTCGAATCGTCCTTCCCGTCCGAGGCCGGGACGATGCTGCGCAACCTGGAGAACAAGGGCAACCCCTGGGGTCTGCCGGACGCCAAGCGCGAGGAATGGATCAACGAGTTCGACTTCCCCGTCCGCAAGGTCAACCCTGGCGAGCCGCTGCCGGCCGAGGTGGAATACCTGTTCTGGGTGGGCTGCGCCGGAGCGCTGGAGGACCGTTCCAAGAAGGTGACGAAGGCCTTTGCCGAATTGCTGAATGTGGCCGGCGTCGACTTCGCGGTGCTGGGCCGCAATGAGACCTGTACCGGGGACTCGGCACGACGGTTGGGCAACGAGTTCGTGTTTCAGATGCTGGCCGCCGAGAACGTCCAGACACTGAACTCGATCGAACGCTCCCACCCGCTCAAGATCGTGGCGACCTGCCCGCACTGCTTCAACACCATCGCCAACGAATACCCACAGATCGGCGGCAATTACGAGGTCGTGCACCACACCCAGCTGTTGGCGAAGCTGGTGGCCGAGGGCCGGCTGACCCCGGTGGAGCCGGTGGACAAGAACGTCACGTATCACGATCCGTGTTACCTGGGCCGGCACAACAAGGTGTACACGCCACCACGCGACGTACTGGGCGCTATCCCAGCTCTCAAGTCGCAGGAGATGCACCGCTGCAAAGACCGCGGATTCTGCTGTGGAGCCGGCGGCGCCCGGTTCTGGATGGAGGAGAAGATCGGCAAGCGGATCAACGTCGAGCGGACCGACGAGGCCCTGGGTCTCGATCCGGACCTGATCTCGACCGCGTGTCCGTTCTGCATGGTGATGCTGTCCGATGCGGTCACGGCGAAGAAGGCCGAAGGGACGGCGAAGGATCACGTCCAGGTGCTCGACGTGGCCCAGATCCTGCAGCAGTCGCTGGTACGCCCGCCGCGTTGA